One window of Nocardia nova SH22a genomic DNA carries:
- the rnpA gene encoding ribonuclease P protein component, whose translation MLPEPYRLHHRADFSRTVRNGRRIGRRDIVVHVVAGAATTDDKESRPLARNGGPRFGLIVSKAVGNAVVRHRVARRLRHMCAGIAGHLPAESDVVIRALPGAATATSAELDRQLRSALRKLSFDVPAARVEPSDPS comes from the coding sequence GTGTTGCCTGAGCCGTACCGGCTGCATCATCGTGCCGATTTCTCCCGGACGGTGCGAAACGGCCGGAGAATCGGGAGGCGGGACATCGTCGTGCATGTAGTGGCCGGTGCTGCCACCACCGACGACAAGGAGTCGCGTCCGCTCGCGCGGAACGGCGGTCCTCGTTTCGGTCTGATTGTCAGCAAGGCGGTGGGTAACGCGGTGGTTCGACACCGTGTCGCCCGCCGCCTGCGTCATATGTGCGCCGGAATCGCGGGGCACCTCCCGGCCGAGTCCGATGTCGTCATCCGGGCGCTGCCCGGGGCGGCGACGGCAACCTCCGCGGAGCTGGATCGCCAGCTGCGATCGGCCCTGCGAAAGCTGTCGTTCGACGTTCCCGCCGCGCGGGTGGAGCCGAGTGATCCGTCATGA